A stretch of Episyrphus balteatus chromosome 2, idEpiBalt1.1, whole genome shotgun sequence DNA encodes these proteins:
- the LOC129909127 gene encoding uncharacterized protein LOC129909127: MQGMLEAFMAKSEVSVNLLASKIENDNAEEVDEELQLDEIFPLTSVQQNEEMEEKLHQNGLLKKKLVRKLSSYGGVNGMKTIRTICKCIFTDPLLAEHSWLGTNAKKSFSQYKFLYKTILEAVRSRYPTYSEAEGASFFKGFLKQAPFRMGKPSTNTSSNTSSCL, encoded by the exons ATGCAAGGAATGCTGGAGGCATTCATGGCGAAGTCCGAAGTTTCGGTCAATTTGTTGGcgtccaaaattgaaaatgacaaTGCAGAGGAAGTGGATGAGGAACTGCAACTTGATGAAATTTTCCCACTTACCTCTGTCCAACAAAATGAGGAAATGGAGGAAAAACTCCATCAAAatggattgttaaaaaaaaaattg gtCCGTAAGTTGAGCTCATATGGGGGGGTCAACGGAATGAAAACGATCCGCACTATTTGCAAGTGCATTTTTACAGATCCACTACTGGCAGAACATTCTTGGCTGGGGACTAATGCCAAAAAAAGTTTCAGCCAATACAAGTTCCTATATAAAACTATATTGGAAGCGGTCCGATCAAGGTACCCCACCTATAGTGAAGCCGAGGGTGCTTCATTTTTTAAAGGGTTTTTGAAGCAAGCCCCATTTCGAATGGGAAAACCGTCCac AAATACCAGTTCCAACACCAGCTCCTGCCTCTGA